The Mya arenaria isolate MELC-2E11 chromosome 16, ASM2691426v1 genome includes a window with the following:
- the LOC128222411 gene encoding trichohyalin-like, producing MWQEETEKSEYVARREEETEKSEYVARKEEETMKSEYVARKEEETGKKEGTGNTEYGARSEEGIGKNEYVARRVEDTGKSEYVARREEETGKSEYVVWRQLETGKIIYVARREEETGRSEYVARKEEDTGKSEYVVRGGDREEYVARIEEETGKREYVARREDETKRSLFVARSEEGTGKSEYVARREAETGKSEYVARRNEETGKREYVPRREKETENSEYVARSEEGTGKSVYVARREEGTGNTEYGARSEEGIGKNEYVARRAEDTGKGEYVARREEETGKSEYVVWREVETGKIKYVARGEGETGRSEHLARKEEETGKRRVNMWQREEETGKSEYVARREEEKGKSEYVVRREEETGKSEYVARREEENGKSEYVVRREEETGKREFVAMRDDETKWSLYVAGSKEGIGKNEYVARRETETGKSEYVARRYEETGKREYVPRREKEKEKSEYVARSEEGTGKSEYVLRRKGETGKSEYVARREEETGKSEYVARREEETGDSEYVARREEETERSEYGARREEETCKSKYVARREEETVKSEYVAWRVEETDESDYVARRERI from the exons ATGTGGCAAGAGGAGACAGAGAAGAGTGAATATGTGGCAAGGAGAGAAGAGGAAACAGAGAAGAGTGAATATGTAGCAAGAAAAGAAGAGGAGACAATGAAGAGTGAATATGTAGCAAGAAAAGAAGAGGAGACAGGGAAGA AAGAGGGGACAGGGAATACTGAATATGGGGCTAGGAGTGAAGAGGGAATAGGGAAGAATGAATATGTGGCAAGGAGAGTAGAGGACACAGGGAAGAGTGAATATGTGGCAAGGAGGGAAGAGGAGACAGGGAAGAGTGAATATGTGGTATGGAGACAACTGGAGACAGGGAAAATAATATATGTGGCAAGGAGAGAAGAGGAGACAGGGAGGAGTGAATATGTGGCAAGGAAAGAAGAGGATACAGGGAAGAGTGAATATGTG GTGAGAGGAGGAGACAGGGAAGAGTATGTGGCAAGGATAGAAGAGGAGACAGGGAAACGTGAATATGTGGCAAGGAGAGAGGACGAGACCAAGAGGTCTTTATTTGTAGCTAGGAGTGAAGAGGGGACAGGGAAGAGTGAATATGTAGCAAGGAGAGAAGCGGAGACAGGGAAGAGTGAATATGTGGCAAGGAGAAATGAGGAGACAGGGAAGCGTGAATATGTGCCAAGAAGAGAAAAGGAGACAGAAAATAGTGAATATGTGGCTAGGAGTGAAGAGGGGACAGGGAAGAGTGTATATGTGGCAAGAAGAGAAGAGGGGACAGGGAATACTGAATATGGGGCTAGGAGTGAAGAGGGGATAGGGAAGAATGAATATGTGGCTAGGAGAGCAGAGGACACAGGGAAGGGTGAATATGTGGCAAGGAGGGAAGAGGAGACAGGGAAGAGTGAATATGTGGTATGGAGGGAAGTGGAGAcaggaaaaataaaatatgtggcAAGGGGTGAAGGGGAGACAGGGAGGAGTGAACATCTGGCAAGGAAAGAAGAGGAGACAGGGAAGAGAAGAGTGAATATGTGGCA GAGAGAGGAGGAGACAGGGAAGAGTGAATATGTTGCAAGAAGAGAAGAGGAGAAAGGGAAGAGTGAATATGTGGTAAGGAGAGAAGAGGAGACAGGGAAGAGTGAGTATGTTGCAAGAAGAGAAGAGGAGAACGGGAAGAGTGAATATGTGGTAAGAAGAGAAGAGGAGACAGGGAAACGTGAATTTGTGGCAATGAGAGACGACGAGACGAAGTGGTCTTTATATGTGGCTGGGAGTAAAGAGGGGATAGGAAAGAATGAATATGTAGCAAGGAGAGAAACGGAGACAGGGAAGAGTGAATATGTGGCAAGGAGATATGAGGAAACAGGGAAGCGTGAATATGTGCCAAGAAGAGAAAAGGAGAAAGAGAAAAGTGAATACGTGGCTAGGAGTGAAGAGGGGACAGGGAAGAGTGAATATGTGTTAAGGAGAAAAGGGGAGACAGGCAAAAGTGAATATGTGGCAAGAAGAGAAGAGGAGACAGGAAAGAGTGAATATGTGGCAAGGAGAGAAGAGGAGACAGGTGATAGTGAATATGTGGCCAGGAGAGAAGAGGAGACAGAGAGGAGTGAATATGGGGCAAGGAGAGAAGAGGAGACATGCAAGAGTAAATATGTGGCAAGAAGAGAAGAGGAGACAGTAAAGAGTGAATATGTGGCATGGAGAGTAGAGGAGACAGATGAGAGTGATTATGTGGCCAGGAGAGAAAGAATATGA